A DNA window from Acetobacter aceti NBRC 14818 contains the following coding sequences:
- a CDS encoding J domain-containing protein, whose translation MSRRNTRHRAFDPDPDAPRQCCDAPGCEREAGYRAPRSRDSLNEYFWFCLEHVREYNARWDYYKGMSSAQIEAHLRADMSWDRPSWKIGRIGQKGFNEEDVLDPLDILNASRADRARRHRQSREPKTPEPLREPLATMGLRWPVSLDEVKSRYKALAKKHHPDTNHGDPHAEERLKVINVAYSTLRTHFTSNIESDLEKSA comes from the coding sequence ATGAGCAGACGAAACACACGTCATCGGGCATTTGATCCCGATCCGGATGCCCCGAGGCAATGTTGCGACGCCCCCGGCTGCGAGCGGGAGGCCGGCTATCGTGCGCCTCGGTCCCGCGATAGTCTGAACGAATATTTCTGGTTCTGCCTTGAGCACGTTCGCGAGTACAATGCGCGGTGGGACTATTACAAAGGCATGAGTTCGGCGCAGATTGAGGCCCATCTGCGCGCTGACATGTCATGGGATCGTCCCTCGTGGAAAATCGGGCGTATCGGCCAGAAAGGCTTCAACGAGGAGGATGTGCTCGACCCCCTCGATATCCTCAACGCCTCCCGCGCCGATCGCGCCCGTCGCCACCGCCAGTCCCGCGAGCCGAAAACACCGGAGCCCCTGCGCGAACCACTCGCCACAATGGGACTGCGCTGGCCCGTCTCTCTCGACGAGGTCAAGTCGCGCTACAAGGCTCTTGCTAAAAAGCACCATCCGGACACCAATCATGGTGATCCACATGCTGAAGAGCGTCTGAAAGTCATCAACGTGGCCTATTCAACCCTTCGCACGCATTTCACCTCCAACATTGAGAGTGACCTCGAAAAATCTGCCTGA
- the cobS gene encoding cobaltochelatase subunit CobS: MNAESADLIPTSAISVPDLEVSVREVFGIDSDIKVPAFSIRTEHVPEIDTSYRFDHDTTLAILAGFAFNRRVMVQGFHGTGKSSHVEQIAARLNWPCVRINLDSHVSRIDLIGKDAIVLKDGQQVTEFREGLLPWCLQHPCALVFDEYDAGRPDVMFVIQRVLEVDGNLTLLDQNRVIRPNPFFRLFATANTVGLGDTTGLYHGTQQINQGQMDRWNIVTSLNYLPHEQEVAIVTSKLGIAADDKKMRQTIDNMVALAGLTRSGFMAGDISTVMSPRTVIAWAENLRIFGDLAFAFRVTFLNKCDEAERSMVAEYYQRCFNADPMGKRKN; encoded by the coding sequence ATGAACGCTGAGTCTGCTGACCTGATACCAACATCTGCGATCTCGGTTCCCGACCTTGAGGTCTCGGTGCGTGAGGTTTTCGGAATTGACAGCGACATCAAGGTTCCCGCCTTCTCGATCCGCACCGAGCATGTGCCCGAAATCGACACCAGCTACCGGTTCGATCACGACACGACGCTCGCGATTCTGGCGGGATTCGCGTTCAACCGCCGCGTGATGGTGCAGGGCTTCCACGGCACCGGTAAATCCTCACACGTCGAACAGATCGCTGCCCGTCTGAACTGGCCGTGCGTCCGCATCAATCTCGACAGTCATGTTTCGCGCATCGACCTGATCGGCAAGGATGCGATCGTCCTGAAAGACGGTCAGCAGGTGACCGAATTCCGTGAAGGCCTGCTGCCGTGGTGTCTCCAGCACCCCTGCGCCCTCGTGTTCGACGAATATGATGCAGGCCGTCCGGATGTGATGTTCGTTATCCAGCGCGTGCTGGAAGTGGACGGCAACCTGACACTGCTCGACCAGAACCGCGTCATCCGTCCCAACCCGTTCTTCCGTCTGTTCGCTACCGCCAACACGGTCGGCCTTGGCGATACGACCGGCCTGTATCACGGCACGCAGCAGATCAATCAGGGACAGATGGACCGCTGGAACATCGTCACCTCCCTGAACTATCTGCCGCACGAGCAGGAAGTGGCTATTGTCACGTCCAAACTTGGCATCGCCGCCGATGACAAGAAGATGCGCCAGACCATCGACAACATGGTCGCCCTCGCCGGTCTGACACGGTCCGGCTTCATGGCAGGCGATATCTCCACTGTCATGTCACCCCGCACAGTCATCGCCTGGGCTGAAAATCTGCGGATTTTCGGTGATCTGGCCTTCGCCTTCCGGGTGACATTCCTGAACAAGTGTGACGAAGCCGAACGCAGCATGGTGGCTGAATACTACCAGCGCTGCTTCAACGCCGACCCCATGGGCAAGCGCAAGAACTGA
- a CDS encoding cobaltochelatase CobT-related protein has product MAESPRSSQKPSTATEAADKAEAFRRATIGAIRAMGGRPDTNVTFHSGNMPPGPLDQDGPIRLPQPSRHATVEEATRIRGAADAEALKLRHHDADFHRSHQPDDGAARAAYDALEQARIESVGSRYMLGVAANLDQKLEEECRALGVPHMSSKEQLPTAFALGLLARAKLSGRPVPESVRPLLDDWSRTLSPDALKALEALNAAQDDQVAYSKASQKLMAACSLVELDSEQPENDEDGEDDATGEDEDGADEPPASPEEQPSTDEMEEEQAAAEPQLMDGSGETGDPDEATDSESGDTDGTGEPSGPNEGRQATPGDTAAGYHAYTTQFDEEVAAEDLCDEDELTRLRQQLDIQLASLTGVISRLANRLQRKLLAQQTRSWNFDLEEGILDAGRLSRIVVNPTLSLSYKQESETEFRDTAVTLLIDNSGSMRGRPISVAAMCGDILARTLERCGVKVEILGFTTRAWKGGQSREKWTGDGKPKNPGRLNDLRHIVYKAADTPLRRARRNLGLMLREGLLKENIDGEALLWASRRLRNRPEQRRILMVISDGAPVDDSTLSANPSSYLEDHLREVITAIESRSEIELVAIGIGHDVTRYYRRAVTITDAEELGGTMMKKLSELFDEDAKRSARRG; this is encoded by the coding sequence ATGGCGGAAAGCCCCCGTTCTTCGCAAAAACCTTCCACCGCGACTGAAGCGGCCGACAAGGCCGAAGCGTTCCGGCGTGCGACGATCGGGGCTATCCGCGCCATGGGTGGACGGCCTGACACCAATGTCACCTTCCATTCCGGTAATATGCCGCCGGGGCCTCTGGATCAGGACGGACCGATCCGCCTGCCTCAGCCTTCGCGTCATGCGACGGTTGAGGAAGCCACCCGCATACGTGGCGCCGCCGATGCGGAAGCGCTGAAACTCAGGCATCATGATGCCGATTTTCATCGTTCCCATCAGCCGGATGACGGTGCTGCACGCGCCGCCTACGACGCGCTTGAGCAGGCCCGTATCGAGTCTGTCGGCTCACGCTATATGCTGGGCGTGGCCGCCAATCTGGACCAGAAGCTGGAAGAGGAATGCCGCGCGCTCGGCGTGCCGCACATGTCCAGCAAGGAGCAACTTCCCACCGCTTTTGCGCTTGGACTGCTTGCCCGCGCAAAACTCAGCGGGCGGCCGGTTCCGGAAAGTGTCCGTCCCCTTCTCGATGACTGGAGCCGCACGCTGTCTCCTGATGCCCTGAAGGCCCTTGAGGCCCTCAATGCTGCCCAGGATGATCAGGTCGCCTACTCCAAAGCGTCGCAAAAGCTGATGGCCGCCTGCTCTCTTGTCGAACTCGATAGCGAGCAGCCAGAAAACGATGAAGATGGGGAAGATGATGCGACCGGAGAGGATGAAGACGGCGCGGATGAGCCGCCTGCCTCCCCGGAAGAGCAGCCCTCAACCGATGAAATGGAAGAGGAACAGGCGGCAGCCGAACCTCAGTTAATGGATGGAAGTGGTGAAACCGGCGATCCGGATGAAGCCACAGATTCAGAATCCGGTGATACTGACGGAACCGGTGAACCTTCGGGGCCCAATGAGGGACGACAGGCCACCCCCGGTGACACGGCTGCCGGTTATCACGCCTATACCACCCAGTTTGATGAAGAAGTCGCCGCAGAAGATCTGTGCGATGAAGACGAGCTGACACGTCTGCGCCAGCAACTGGACATTCAACTGGCGTCACTGACCGGTGTCATTTCACGACTGGCCAACCGCCTGCAGCGTAAGCTGCTCGCGCAGCAGACCCGTTCATGGAACTTCGATCTCGAAGAAGGCATCCTTGATGCCGGGCGTCTCTCGCGGATCGTCGTCAACCCGACCCTTTCCCTGTCCTACAAGCAGGAAAGCGAGACGGAATTCCGTGATACCGCCGTCACACTTCTGATCGACAATTCCGGCTCCATGCGCGGACGGCCGATTTCCGTAGCCGCCATGTGCGGCGATATCCTCGCCCGCACCCTTGAGCGCTGTGGCGTGAAGGTGGAGATCCTGGGCTTCACCACGCGTGCATGGAAAGGTGGTCAGAGCCGTGAGAAATGGACGGGCGACGGCAAACCGAAAAACCCCGGACGTCTGAATGACCTGCGCCACATCGTCTACAAGGCGGCGGATACTCCCTTGCGTCGGGCTCGCCGCAACCTCGGACTGATGTTGCGTGAAGGTCTGCTCAAGGAAAACATCGACGGTGAGGCGCTTCTCTGGGCGTCCCGTCGCCTGCGTAACCGCCCGGAGCAGCGTCGCATCCTGATGGTGATCTCGGACGGTGCGCCTGTCGATGACAGTACCCTGTCGGCCAATCCGAGTTCGTATCTAGAAGATCATCTTCGAGAGGTCATCACGGCTATCGAAAGCCGCAGCGAGATCGAACTGGTCGCCATCGGCATCGGACACGACGTGACGCGCTATTACAGGCGCGCCGTGACCATCACGGACGCCGAAGAACTCGGCGGCACGATGATGAAGAAGCTGTCCGAACTCTTCGATGAAGACGCGAAGCGGTCAGCCCGGCGCGGTTAA
- a CDS encoding pyridoxal phosphate-dependent decarboxylase family protein: MVDDTDPFLSLDPQGADWDRLRATGHHMLDMMFDNLREIREQPVWQPLPDDIRTGFRHTPVPEHGMDAEAFGETFKQMVLPYSVGNRHPGFMGWVHGGGTPVGMLAEMLAAGLNANLGGRDHAPVEVERMVIRWASSLMGFPETASGLFVTGSSMANFIAVIVASRAAKDGLSLRQNGVGQRSLVGYAACSAHGCISRAFDLAGLGSDALRLVPVDDAFRMDTTALKAMIAADRQAGFEPFLVVGTAGTVDVGAIDPLDVISGIATKEELWFHVDGAFGAMAALSPHFKKALSGLERADSLAFDFHKWAQVPYDAGCVIVRDATKHAAAFAQTLSYLSREDRGLAAGAPWFCDLGPDLSRGFRALKVWATLSVYGTQRLGRMVDHCCAVARHLEARVDAEPMLELMAPVTLDIVCFRLRDCTLTDEQLDHLNGEIVKDVQIAGLAVPSTTRINGRLVIRAAIVNHRTMAADVDRMVDAVLAFAARRGLTAPG; the protein is encoded by the coding sequence ATGGTGGATGATACCGACCCATTTCTTTCTCTCGATCCGCAAGGCGCAGACTGGGACAGGCTCCGGGCCACAGGTCATCATATGCTCGACATGATGTTCGATAATCTACGGGAAATCAGGGAGCAGCCTGTCTGGCAGCCTTTGCCCGATGATATACGGACCGGTTTTCGTCACACCCCGGTTCCCGAACATGGGATGGATGCAGAGGCCTTTGGGGAAACGTTCAAACAGATGGTCCTTCCTTACAGCGTAGGGAACCGCCATCCGGGCTTCATGGGATGGGTGCATGGGGGCGGCACGCCCGTCGGTATGCTGGCGGAGATGCTGGCTGCGGGCCTCAACGCCAATCTGGGAGGCCGGGATCATGCGCCCGTAGAAGTCGAGCGCATGGTCATTCGCTGGGCCTCCAGCCTGATGGGCTTTCCGGAAACAGCGTCGGGCCTGTTTGTCACGGGCTCTTCAATGGCGAATTTTATTGCCGTCATCGTCGCCAGTCGCGCCGCAAAAGATGGCCTGTCACTGCGGCAAAACGGTGTGGGCCAGCGCTCGCTGGTGGGATACGCCGCCTGTAGCGCCCACGGATGCATCAGTCGGGCGTTTGATCTGGCTGGCCTCGGTTCTGATGCGCTCCGTCTGGTTCCTGTTGATGATGCTTTCCGTATGGATACGACGGCTCTAAAGGCCATGATTGCGGCAGACAGGCAGGCAGGCTTCGAGCCATTCCTTGTGGTCGGAACTGCGGGGACCGTCGATGTGGGCGCAATCGATCCCCTGGACGTCATCTCTGGAATCGCCACCAAGGAAGAACTCTGGTTTCACGTAGACGGCGCGTTCGGCGCGATGGCAGCGCTCTCTCCTCATTTCAAAAAGGCGTTGTCAGGCCTTGAGAGAGCCGACAGTCTTGCGTTCGATTTCCACAAATGGGCGCAGGTTCCCTATGACGCCGGGTGTGTGATCGTGCGCGATGCCACCAAACATGCCGCGGCTTTTGCCCAGACTCTGTCCTATCTCTCGCGGGAGGATCGTGGACTAGCAGCAGGTGCCCCCTGGTTCTGCGATCTCGGCCCGGATCTGTCCCGGGGGTTCAGGGCGCTGAAAGTCTGGGCGACCCTGTCAGTCTACGGCACGCAGAGGCTTGGCCGGATGGTGGATCACTGTTGTGCGGTTGCCCGTCATCTTGAGGCTCGTGTTGACGCTGAACCAATGCTTGAACTTATGGCCCCCGTGACTCTCGACATTGTCTGTTTCCGCCTGCGGGACTGCACTCTGACAGATGAGCAGCTTGACCATCTGAACGGCGAGATAGTGAAGGACGTCCAGATAGCCGGTCTGGCGGTCCCCTCGACGACACGGATCAACGGTCGGCTCGTGATCCGTGCCGCCATCGTCAATCACAGAACAATGGCGGCTGACGTCGACCGGATGGTGGATGCGGTTCTCGCTTTTGCTGCCCGGCGTGGTTTAACCGCGCCGGGCTGA
- a CDS encoding alpha/beta fold hydrolase, with translation MLFDGFALIIRTVNDVPYRFCLGGSGTLLMLLHGRPETHAMWHKVAPALAAHYTVLCPDLHPERSLTQQADDLLGLADNLGHESLILAGQDYGARVACEVAGQEPSRVKALVLLEALPGPDHSGRDDMAFSLTQYESCWFGQLHPKPEANAVQIPAEWLDDPIAENSFFSPEAVEDYLSAQVWRSDTPFSWPVSRPDLHCPVLVLWGAKGRIGGWYTPVLPWLAVSTGTVTGHALPAEHFLPEEAPEETLAAIQDFLSNIS, from the coding sequence ATGCTGTTCGACGGTTTTGCTCTCATAATCAGGACTGTGAACGACGTTCCTTACCGCTTTTGTCTTGGGGGCAGTGGCACACTCCTCATGCTCCTGCATGGTCGGCCAGAAACACACGCCATGTGGCATAAGGTGGCTCCAGCCCTTGCAGCCCATTACACAGTGCTGTGCCCGGATCTGCATCCTGAGCGCTCTCTCACCCAGCAGGCTGATGATCTGCTTGGTCTGGCGGATAATCTTGGCCACGAAAGTCTCATTCTGGCAGGGCAGGACTACGGGGCACGGGTCGCGTGCGAAGTGGCTGGGCAGGAACCGTCTCGTGTGAAAGCGCTGGTTCTGCTCGAAGCCCTGCCCGGTCCGGATCACTCCGGTCGGGATGATATGGCTTTTTCCCTGACACAATATGAGAGTTGCTGGTTTGGTCAGCTTCACCCCAAACCGGAAGCCAACGCCGTCCAGATACCTGCTGAATGGCTGGATGATCCTATCGCAGAAAACAGCTTCTTCTCTCCAGAGGCGGTAGAAGACTATCTCTCCGCGCAGGTGTGGCGAAGCGACACACCTTTTTCATGGCCAGTGTCTCGTCCGGATCTACACTGTCCTGTTCTTGTCCTCTGGGGCGCAAAGGGACGTATTGGCGGGTGGTATACTCCCGTTTTACCTTGGCTGGCTGTTTCCACCGGCACTGTGACCGGCCATGCGCTCCCGGCTGAGCATTTTCTTCCGGAAGAAGCACCAGAAGAAACTCTTGCCGCCATTCAGGATTTTCTGAGTAACATCTCATGA
- a CDS encoding DUF1217 domain-containing protein, translated as MSSIITGLSPVALYEHDLKDEAKSASDYAKTDATVTNYTSSFEEDAVTITSASALMKNYKALSVVLGAYGLGSIQNSTALVKDLLTQNPTDPKSVSAKSGNAAWTAFAKAFAAFDTSGSSASTTSPFADQSTVDSIVTKYDEKSYETALEAQQSTSGVGNALYFTRTMTTGMTVDQIMSDSTLLKVVETVSGYNPTQFGVLDYDEQKRLIEKTYNASDFSSEANIQKYAERYLAILQFNPQTVTQPASLLSLYGSDGTSDPTLSLFGITSSGNSLVSSLFG; from the coding sequence ATGTCTTCTATTATCACCGGTCTGTCTCCCGTCGCCCTGTATGAGCATGATCTCAAGGACGAGGCAAAATCGGCTTCCGATTATGCCAAGACAGATGCGACGGTAACAAACTATACGTCATCTTTTGAGGAAGACGCCGTAACAATCACCTCTGCCTCTGCCTTGATGAAAAACTACAAGGCGCTTTCTGTGGTGCTCGGAGCCTATGGGCTTGGATCGATTCAGAACTCCACAGCGCTGGTGAAAGACCTCCTTACGCAGAATCCGACTGATCCCAAGTCCGTGTCGGCCAAATCAGGCAATGCGGCGTGGACAGCATTCGCTAAAGCTTTTGCTGCATTCGATACAAGTGGTTCTTCCGCTTCGACAACATCTCCTTTCGCTGATCAGTCGACCGTTGATTCGATCGTCACGAAATATGATGAAAAATCCTATGAAACAGCGCTGGAGGCACAGCAGAGCACGTCCGGTGTTGGTAATGCTCTCTACTTCACAAGAACAATGACGACAGGCATGACTGTCGATCAGATCATGTCCGATTCCACTCTTCTGAAAGTTGTTGAAACTGTAAGCGGATATAATCCAACACAGTTCGGTGTTCTGGATTATGACGAACAGAAGCGTCTGATTGAAAAAACATATAACGCCTCGGACTTCTCATCTGAAGCAAACATTCAGAAATATGCAGAGCGTTATCTGGCCATCCTTCAGTTTAATCCGCAGACAGTAACGCAACCGGCTTCATTGCTCTCGCTTTACGGTTCGGATGGAACAAGTGATCCGACTCTCAGCCTGTTTGGCATTACCTCAAGCGGTAACTCGCTTGTTTCCTCGCTGTTCGGTTAG
- a CDS encoding circularly permuted type 2 ATP-grasp protein: MGNATHKQTGPSPTVSGLSASTPSEGLFSTYQNGHFFCELTNTGAPLDPRIDLLRQRLNALPLDDLRTRAAQAEQELYNLGITFTVYSDKNAIDRILPFDLVPRILTQPEWRHVEAGVKQRVKALNMFLWDIYHDQNVLKDGIIPRELVVGNSNFCPAMMGLDVPGGTYIHIDGTDLVRDETGRFLVLEDNGRTPSGVSYVIENRHTTLRVMPDIASGIDLMPVDEYGMRLQNALSEVAPEGVDNPQVVLLSPGIYNSAYFEHVFLAREMGVPLVEGRDLVTENDRVYMRTTAGLRPVHSIYRRLNDDFLDPEAFDPSSMLGVPGLVQAYRKGNVTIANAIGTGVADDKAVYAYMPRIIQYYLSEEPILSNVETHICAEPEGLAYTLANLDKLVVKPVGESGGYGLLIGPHATKEELAEFSSKLKDDPSNYISQPVVQLSVCPTLCENGLENRHVDLRPFAVTGKDTWVLPGGLSRVALKRGSLVVNSSQGGGSKDTWVLAS; encoded by the coding sequence ATGGGCAACGCTACGCACAAACAGACCGGACCTTCCCCGACTGTCAGCGGACTCTCCGCAAGCACACCGTCTGAAGGGCTGTTCTCCACTTATCAAAACGGACATTTTTTCTGTGAGCTCACCAATACCGGAGCGCCGCTCGATCCCCGGATTGATCTGCTCCGGCAAAGGCTGAACGCCCTTCCTCTGGATGACCTCCGCACCCGTGCGGCACAGGCAGAACAGGAACTCTACAATCTCGGCATCACTTTCACGGTATATTCGGACAAGAACGCCATTGACCGGATACTGCCGTTTGATCTTGTTCCCCGTATCCTGACCCAACCCGAATGGCGCCATGTGGAAGCCGGCGTAAAGCAGCGGGTCAAGGCTCTGAACATGTTCCTGTGGGACATCTATCACGATCAGAACGTGCTCAAGGACGGCATTATTCCCCGTGAACTGGTCGTCGGAAACTCCAATTTCTGCCCCGCCATGATGGGACTGGACGTTCCCGGCGGTACTTACATCCATATCGACGGCACCGACCTTGTGCGCGACGAGACAGGTCGTTTTCTCGTTCTGGAAGATAACGGACGGACACCTTCCGGCGTCTCGTATGTGATCGAAAACCGCCATACGACGCTGCGTGTCATGCCGGATATCGCGTCAGGCATCGACCTCATGCCCGTGGACGAGTACGGCATGCGCTTACAGAATGCGCTCTCGGAAGTCGCCCCTGAAGGTGTGGACAATCCTCAGGTCGTCCTGCTGTCGCCTGGCATCTACAACTCTGCCTATTTCGAGCATGTTTTCCTCGCCCGCGAGATGGGTGTTCCTCTCGTGGAAGGACGCGACCTCGTCACTGAAAACGACCGCGTCTATATGCGCACGACAGCGGGCCTGCGTCCGGTCCATTCCATCTACCGCCGCCTCAACGACGACTTTCTTGATCCGGAAGCCTTTGATCCCTCAAGCATGCTGGGTGTGCCCGGACTGGTGCAGGCCTACCGCAAGGGAAATGTGACCATCGCCAACGCGATCGGAACCGGCGTGGCGGATGACAAGGCCGTCTACGCCTACATGCCGAGAATCATCCAGTATTACCTCTCGGAAGAACCGATCCTTTCCAACGTGGAGACGCATATCTGCGCCGAACCGGAAGGACTGGCCTACACATTGGCCAATCTCGACAAGCTGGTTGTCAAACCCGTTGGTGAATCAGGTGGTTACGGCCTTCTGATCGGCCCGCATGCGACGAAAGAGGAACTCGCGGAGTTCAGTAGCAAGCTGAAGGACGATCCCTCCAACTACATCAGTCAGCCGGTCGTGCAGCTTTCCGTCTGTCCGACACTCTGTGAAAACGGCCTCGAAAATCGCCATGTCGATCTGCGTCCTTTCGCTGTCACCGGCAAGGACACATGGGTGCTTCCGGGCGGTCTCTCCCGCGTAGCCCTGAAGCGAGGCTCGCTCGTCGTCAATTCGTCCCAGGGCGGTGGCTCCAAGGACACATGGGTGCTGGCATCATGA
- a CDS encoding alpha-E domain-containing protein, producing the protein MGAGIMTITVDPIATLPPQPLLSRYAECSMWLARYMERIENLARIIDITETFVRSGAIDGWKAIIQINADEERFFKAHRKYAAEQVISFYVIERDNPTSIAALAHAARENARSLRPIISVEMWAQLNVFTNFIRDLKANDIRPGEISTLCTKIKEECQTHTGITEGTLYRDQVSVFYNIGRYIERADQITRLIDIKYHTLLPSEAGVGSEVDISQWSALLRSAAGYHAYRRVMAGDIRPSSIIGFLLKSAAFPRSLTTNLRLLHNSLTQLRRDYRLLASSNILERVEHLSAVLESQTATQIIVSGLHEFCDWIQSELQLVQNEIAQAFWPTEPVLATPLQPLPPLEPLPAFSSQTQSQSQT; encoded by the coding sequence ATGGGTGCTGGCATCATGACCATTACTGTCGATCCGATCGCAACCCTCCCCCCGCAGCCGCTTCTCTCACGGTATGCGGAATGTTCCATGTGGCTTGCCCGTTATATGGAACGCATTGAAAATCTGGCGCGTATCATCGATATCACCGAGACCTTTGTCCGGTCCGGCGCGATCGATGGCTGGAAGGCCATCATTCAGATCAATGCGGATGAGGAACGATTCTTCAAGGCACACCGCAAATACGCTGCGGAACAGGTTATCTCCTTCTATGTGATTGAAAGAGACAACCCGACTTCGATCGCCGCTCTGGCTCATGCCGCCCGTGAAAACGCCCGTTCCCTGCGTCCGATCATCTCTGTGGAAATGTGGGCGCAACTCAACGTCTTCACCAATTTTATCCGGGACCTGAAAGCCAACGACATCCGCCCCGGCGAAATTTCCACCCTGTGCACGAAAATCAAGGAAGAATGCCAGACCCATACCGGTATTACCGAGGGAACGCTCTATCGGGATCAGGTCTCAGTCTTCTACAATATTGGACGCTATATTGAACGTGCTGATCAGATCACACGTCTGATCGACATCAAATACCACACGCTCCTGCCTTCAGAGGCCGGTGTGGGATCGGAAGTTGATATCAGCCAGTGGTCCGCTCTTTTGCGCTCGGCAGCGGGTTATCATGCTTACAGACGGGTCATGGCGGGCGACATCCGCCCCTCCAGCATCATCGGTTTTCTGCTGAAAAGCGCCGCTTTCCCGCGTTCACTGACGACGAACCTCAGACTGCTTCACAATAGCCTAACACAGCTCCGTCGGGATTATCGCCTGCTTGCCTCGTCCAATATTCTGGAGCGTGTGGAGCATCTCTCCGCCGTACTAGAAAGTCAGACGGCAACCCAGATTATCGTCAGCGGACTGCATGAGTTCTGCGACTGGATCCAGAGCGAGCTTCAGCTGGTTCAGAATGAAATTGCCCAGGCTTTCTGGCCAACGGAACCTGTCCTGGCGACGCCTCTCCAGCCACTGCCGCCGCTTGAGCCACTTCCGGCATTTTCATCGCAGACACAAAGCCAGAGTCAGACCTGA
- the radC gene encoding RadC family protein: MSNGFSDGATFRNLNVRDTKLAPDPTRALHNSEQADPEESGLVTDLPVLDDIDALSALVRLAMPKHEEPKVMAGMLLARFGSFAGTLTASTQALRSVAGIGPYMLAAVTVFREAAVRLQRSQLADSEILSDRKKLYAYLSAVLAREVIEQFHILFLDETGLLIADEAQARGTVNHTPVYPREVVRRALELKATALVLVHNHPSGDPSPSAEDLAMTKQVASAASVLGITVRDHVIVGNGKWLSFAESKLL; this comes from the coding sequence GTGAGTAATGGATTTTCGGACGGGGCGACATTTCGCAACCTGAATGTCCGCGACACAAAACTGGCACCTGACCCGACCAGAGCGCTTCATAACAGCGAGCAGGCAGATCCGGAAGAGAGTGGTCTTGTCACCGATCTGCCGGTTCTGGATGATATTGACGCCCTCTCGGCGCTGGTGCGTCTGGCCATGCCGAAACATGAGGAACCGAAGGTAATGGCAGGAATGCTGCTTGCCCGGTTCGGGTCATTTGCGGGAACTCTGACGGCTTCCACACAGGCTTTGCGCTCTGTGGCCGGGATTGGGCCGTACATGCTTGCGGCCGTAACCGTCTTTCGTGAAGCTGCGGTCAGGCTCCAGAGGTCTCAGCTTGCGGACAGTGAAATTCTTTCTGATCGGAAAAAGCTGTACGCCTATCTGTCAGCAGTTCTGGCACGGGAAGTCATAGAGCAGTTTCACATCCTTTTTCTGGACGAGACCGGACTATTGATCGCCGATGAAGCGCAGGCGAGGGGAACGGTCAATCATACGCCTGTCTACCCAAGAGAGGTCGTACGCAGGGCGCTTGAACTGAAGGCGACCGCACTTGTTCTCGTGCACAATCACCCGAGTGGTGATCCGTCACCTTCTGCTGAAGATCTTGCCATGACCAAACAGGTTGCCTCTGCCGCCAGTGTTCTGGGCATTACCGTGCGGGATCATGTGATTGTCGGAAATGGTAAATGGCTCAGCTTTGCAGAGTCGAAATTGCTGTAG
- a CDS encoding Crp/Fnr family transcriptional regulator, with translation MKILAVALPKVRICAVGHWPADRIDKDGFLILDSVVQKELAEIASLVSYECKEQIFAQATPAQYIYIPHSGAVRVAHQLADGRNQIVAFYMPGEPFGLGENGVYLNSACALTDCLLIRVPRAALDALCAHEPRLQQDCLVGAMAQLRLSQRHLLIVTHQRVLKRVADFLLECSRQQEVFDPVKNVLNLIMDRSDIADYLGTSVETISRTLGKLEEDGLMKRLDSRSLWLDLSKLTNLLNN, from the coding sequence ATGAAGATCCTTGCCGTCGCTTTGCCGAAAGTCCGTATCTGCGCCGTGGGACACTGGCCTGCGGACCGTATTGACAAGGATGGCTTCCTGATTCTGGACAGTGTGGTTCAGAAGGAACTGGCGGAGATCGCCTCACTCGTTTCCTACGAGTGTAAGGAACAGATTTTCGCTCAGGCGACGCCCGCACAGTATATCTATATTCCGCACTCAGGTGCCGTGCGTGTTGCTCATCAGCTTGCGGACGGCAGAAATCAGATCGTCGCTTTCTACATGCCGGGCGAGCCGTTCGGGTTGGGAGAGAACGGCGTTTATCTGAACTCGGCCTGTGCGCTGACAGATTGCCTGCTTATCCGTGTACCGCGTGCGGCGCTGGACGCACTTTGCGCTCATGAGCCGCGGCTGCAACAGGATTGTCTTGTGGGAGCCATGGCGCAGTTGCGGCTTTCCCAGCGGCATCTGCTGATTGTCACACATCAGAGAGTGCTGAAGCGGGTTGCTGACTTTCTGCTGGAATGCAGTCGGCAGCAGGAAGTTTTTGATCCTGTGAAGAATGTTCTCAACCTGATCATGGATCGCTCCGATATCGCTGATTATCTGGGGACGTCCGTCGAAACAATCAGTCGTACGCTGGGGAAGCTTGAGGAAGATGGTCTGATGAAACGGCTTGATTCCCGTAGTCTCTGGCTTGATTTGTCCAAGCTTACTAATCTTCTCAATAATTAG